From the genome of Sphingomonas sp. HMP6, one region includes:
- a CDS encoding carbonic anhydrase, with product MRHYKQLLLANKAWASELVEENADFFSRQAAGQKPDFLWIGCSDSRVSPEQMTMTPPGGMFIHRNVANLVNEDDLNLMSVLQYATEVLKIRHIIVCGHYACGGLQATLAGGTHGPVDSWLANARDVLHAHEDEVKGQADDETRVNRLVEVNVRDQLVKLAGTSLIQAAWARQQEVFLHGWVYDIRDGHIKPLLEIDATTNLDTVARPDKVLMAS from the coding sequence ATGAGACATTACAAGCAATTGCTGCTCGCCAACAAAGCCTGGGCGAGCGAGCTGGTCGAGGAAAACGCCGACTTCTTCTCGCGCCAGGCGGCGGGGCAGAAGCCCGACTTCCTGTGGATCGGCTGTTCCGACAGCCGCGTCAGCCCGGAACAGATGACAATGACGCCGCCGGGCGGCATGTTCATCCACCGCAACGTCGCCAATCTGGTCAACGAAGACGATCTCAACCTGATGTCGGTGCTGCAATATGCGACCGAAGTGTTGAAGATCCGCCACATCATCGTCTGTGGCCATTACGCCTGCGGCGGTCTGCAGGCGACGCTGGCCGGCGGTACGCATGGGCCGGTCGACAGTTGGCTGGCGAATGCGCGCGACGTGCTCCACGCGCACGAGGATGAGGTTAAGGGCCAGGCTGATGACGAGACTCGCGTCAACCGGCTGGTCGAGGTCAATGTCCGCGATCAGCTCGTCAAGCTCGCGGGCACGTCGCTGATTCAGGCGGCCTGGGCGCGGCAGCAGGAGGTGTTCCTGCACGGCTGGGTCTATGACATTCGCGACGGCCATATCAAACCGCTCCTCGAAATCGACGCCACGACCAACCTCGATACGGTCGCCCGCCCCGACAAGGTGTTGATGGCGAGCTGA
- a CDS encoding SulP family inorganic anion transporter → MLAGWRADLPASIVVSLVALPLCLGVALASGAPLFSGLIAGIVGGIVVGLLSRSPLSVSGPAAGLTVIVFDAIQSLPSYQVFLAAVVLAGVLQIAFSVSRAGVLSEFVPSSVITGMLAAIGLILILKQVPFAFGYEKEFEGSENFIEADGGNTLSSLWVGLMDRVTPGAAIIGIACIVFLFAWDKLKPKQGPLKLLPGPLVVVLLGVTANALFAALAPSLALEAKHLVQVPIAQGFDGFVGLFTLPDFSQIGSAVLWTTAATLAIVASLESLLSVKAVDEIDPRRRSTDKNWELLAQGSGNIVSGMIGGLPVTSVIVRSSANVMAGAETKASAVMHGVWLLLSVALIPAVLNLIPLAALAAVLIHTGYKLANPALFIERFRQGFTQFIPFVVTVVAILFTDLLIGIVIGLAVGFVFVVARNFRPAITFAVDGEDCLLRARRNLYFIHKYELQQALNKVPDGAVLVIDLSSTNYVDLDNVDIINAFIKGAAFRNIDVHVRGDVAERTAPMINAPSYGVRFA, encoded by the coding sequence ATGCTTGCCGGATGGCGGGCTGATCTGCCCGCCTCCATCGTCGTTTCGCTCGTCGCGTTGCCCTTATGTCTTGGTGTTGCGCTGGCATCTGGCGCACCGCTCTTCTCCGGGTTGATCGCTGGCATTGTCGGCGGCATCGTCGTCGGCCTGCTCTCGCGTTCGCCGCTGTCGGTTAGCGGCCCAGCCGCCGGCTTGACCGTGATCGTGTTCGACGCGATCCAATCCTTGCCGAGCTATCAGGTTTTTCTCGCCGCCGTCGTGCTTGCGGGTGTACTCCAAATCGCCTTCTCGGTCTCGCGCGCCGGCGTGCTCAGCGAATTCGTACCCTCATCGGTCATTACCGGCATGTTAGCGGCAATCGGGCTGATCCTGATCCTGAAGCAGGTGCCGTTCGCGTTCGGCTATGAAAAAGAATTCGAAGGCAGCGAGAATTTCATCGAAGCGGATGGCGGCAATACGCTCTCGTCGCTGTGGGTCGGGCTTATGGACCGCGTCACGCCCGGTGCCGCGATTATCGGCATCGCGTGTATCGTGTTCCTGTTCGCATGGGACAAATTGAAGCCCAAACAGGGACCGCTGAAGTTGTTGCCGGGGCCGCTCGTCGTGGTGCTGCTCGGCGTTACGGCCAATGCGTTGTTCGCCGCACTGGCGCCGAGTTTGGCGCTGGAGGCGAAGCATCTGGTCCAGGTGCCGATCGCGCAGGGGTTTGACGGCTTCGTTGGCCTGTTCACGCTGCCCGATTTCTCGCAGATCGGCTCGGCCGTGCTGTGGACCACGGCGGCAACACTGGCGATCGTCGCCAGCCTCGAATCGCTGTTGAGCGTCAAGGCGGTCGACGAGATCGATCCGCGCCGCCGTTCGACCGACAAGAATTGGGAATTGCTCGCGCAAGGCAGTGGCAACATCGTCTCGGGCATGATCGGCGGTCTGCCGGTCACCTCGGTGATTGTGCGCTCTTCGGCCAACGTGATGGCAGGTGCCGAAACCAAGGCATCGGCCGTGATGCACGGTGTGTGGCTGCTGCTGTCGGTCGCGCTGATCCCCGCCGTGCTCAACCTGATCCCGCTGGCGGCACTAGCCGCAGTGCTGATCCACACCGGCTACAAACTCGCCAATCCGGCCTTGTTCATCGAGCGCTTCCGCCAAGGTTTCACCCAGTTCATCCCGTTCGTCGTCACGGTCGTGGCGATCCTGTTCACCGATTTGCTGATCGGGATCGTGATCGGTCTGGCGGTCGGCTTCGTGTTCGTCGTCGCGCGCAACTTTCGCCCGGCAATCACCTTCGCCGTCGATGGCGAGGATTGCCTGCTGCGGGCGCGCCGCAACCTGTATTTCATCCACAAATATGAACTGCAGCAAGCGCTCAACAAAGTGCCCGACGGCGCGGTGCTGGTCATCGATCTGTCGTCGACCAATTATGTCGATCTCGACAACGTCGACATCATCAACGCCTTCATCAAGGGCGCTGCCTTCCGCAACATCGACGTCCATGTCCGCGGCGATGTCGCCGAGCGGACCGCGCCGATGATCAATGCGCCATCTTACGGAGTGCGCTTCGCATGA
- a CDS encoding HAD family hydrolase encodes MQHLSIYDMDKTITYAPTWTSFLVRTARWNAPWRLMLLPVAGLVTLGYAAGLIGRARLKEITHRLLLGSALPEAVATAAAERFADRVAAAGVYAGARAQIAADRAAGCTLVLATASYGFYAGAIAARLGFDTVIATGVVRDSGMIHARIAGENCYGPAKLRMIEAWLAGQGIARGDATIHFYSDHVSDAPTLEWADVGIAVNAHGPLRVLAAERGWAVVDWAR; translated from the coding sequence ATGCAACATCTATCAATCTATGATATGGACAAGACCATCACATACGCGCCGACGTGGACTTCGTTCCTTGTCCGCACGGCCCGCTGGAATGCGCCGTGGCGCTTGATGTTGCTGCCGGTCGCGGGATTAGTGACACTCGGCTACGCCGCGGGCCTGATCGGACGCGCGCGGTTGAAGGAAATCACGCATCGCTTGCTGCTCGGATCGGCCTTACCCGAGGCGGTCGCGACGGCGGCGGCGGAGCGCTTTGCCGATCGTGTCGCGGCAGCGGGTGTCTATGCCGGTGCGCGCGCGCAGATCGCCGCCGATCGCGCCGCCGGGTGCACGCTCGTTCTCGCCACCGCGTCTTATGGTTTCTACGCCGGCGCAATCGCTGCGCGGCTCGGCTTCGATACCGTGATCGCAACCGGCGTTGTACGCGATTCCGGCATGATCCACGCGCGGATCGCAGGCGAGAATTGCTATGGCCCGGCCAAGTTGCGGATGATTGAGGCGTGGCTGGCGGGGCAGGGGATCGCGCGCGGCGATGCGACGATCCATTTCTATTCCGACCATGTTTCCGACGCCCCCACCCTGGAATGGGCGGATGTCGGAATTGCCGTCAATGCGCACGGCCCGCTGCGCGTGCTGGCGGCGGAACGCGGCTGGGCAGTCGTCGACTGGGCGCGCTAG
- a CDS encoding ABC transporter permease produces the protein MTEMATFSTDRDTVRFTGSLSLAKIGNLPERLRAFEGTVARVDLSQIERIDTVGAWLIHRFSAEHDAEVVGLDSDGEHLLAQVSSADQPVAMRPAPVGSIKRVVGEIGAAVEQTGRTLYGLLGFLGATLIAFWQVATHPKRFRFNAVVQRFEVVGVSALAIVGLMSFLIGIVIAQQGAVQLQQFGAEFLTINLVGRITLRELGVLMTAIMVAGRSGSAFAAQIGTMKLTEEVDAMRTIGVSPMEALVLPRVLATVIMMPLLGMYASIVTIIGGGLLCWITLDIPPVTFIQRLREVVPITDLYVGLIKAPVFGLIIAVAGCFQGMLVEGDAEQVGTRTTSAVVQAIFLVIVVDAFFAVFFTSIGWV, from the coding sequence ATGACGGAAATGGCCACTTTCTCGACCGATCGGGACACGGTCCGCTTCACGGGCAGCCTGTCGCTCGCGAAGATTGGCAACTTGCCCGAGCGCCTGCGAGCATTCGAAGGCACGGTTGCCCGCGTCGATCTGAGCCAGATCGAACGGATCGACACGGTCGGCGCCTGGCTAATTCACCGCTTCTCTGCCGAACACGACGCCGAAGTGGTAGGGCTCGACAGCGATGGCGAGCATCTGCTCGCCCAAGTGTCGAGCGCCGATCAACCGGTGGCGATGCGCCCCGCCCCTGTCGGCAGCATCAAGCGCGTCGTGGGTGAAATTGGCGCGGCGGTCGAACAGACCGGGCGGACGCTCTACGGTCTGCTCGGTTTTCTGGGCGCGACGCTGATCGCCTTCTGGCAAGTCGCGACGCACCCGAAGCGCTTCCGTTTCAACGCCGTGGTCCAGCGTTTCGAGGTCGTGGGCGTCAGCGCGCTTGCGATCGTCGGACTGATGAGCTTCCTGATCGGCATCGTCATCGCACAACAGGGTGCGGTCCAGCTTCAACAATTCGGTGCCGAATTCCTGACGATCAATCTGGTCGGGCGGATCACGCTGCGCGAATTGGGCGTGCTGATGACCGCGATCATGGTCGCGGGCCGATCGGGTTCCGCCTTCGCTGCGCAGATCGGCACGATGAAGCTGACCGAGGAAGTCGATGCGATGCGCACGATCGGCGTATCGCCGATGGAGGCGCTGGTACTGCCGCGCGTGCTGGCGACGGTCATCATGATGCCGCTGCTTGGCATGTACGCATCGATCGTCACAATCATCGGCGGCGGGCTGTTGTGCTGGATCACGCTCGACATTCCGCCCGTAACCTTCATCCAGCGATTGCGCGAGGTTGTGCCGATCACCGATCTCTACGTCGGCCTCATCAAGGCACCCGTATTCGGCCTCATCATCGCGGTGGCGGGCTGTTTCCAGGGGATGCTGGTCGAAGGCGACGCCGAACAGGTCGGTACGCGCACGACATCTGCGGTTGTGCAGGCGATCTTCCTGGTCATCGTGGTCGACGCTTTTTTTGCCGTGTTCTTCACCTCGATCGGTTGGGTCTGA
- a CDS encoding ABC transporter ATP-binding protein, with protein MRSDKEDDPVIVVRGLKSAFGEQVVHEGLDLSVRRGEIFGVVGGSGTGKSVLMRSIIGLQTPVEGEIEVFGQPTINRDETELTDLTKRWGVLFQGGALFSTLTVAENVQVPIREFYPKLDGALLDEIAAYKVVMTGLPADAGPKFPAELSGGMKKRAGLARALALDPELLFLDEPTAGLDPIGAAAFDELTKSLQKTLGLTVFLITHDLDTLYAICDRVAVLADKHVIAVGTIDELLALDHPWIQEYFKGPRGRAATATIEHNKETARAEGLG; from the coding sequence ATGCGCAGCGACAAAGAAGATGATCCGGTCATCGTCGTGCGCGGCCTGAAAAGCGCGTTCGGCGAGCAGGTCGTGCATGAAGGTCTTGACCTGTCGGTGCGGCGTGGCGAGATTTTCGGCGTGGTCGGCGGATCGGGAACCGGCAAATCGGTGCTGATGCGCTCGATCATCGGGCTACAGACGCCCGTAGAAGGCGAGATCGAAGTATTCGGCCAGCCGACGATCAACCGCGACGAGACCGAACTCACCGACCTGACCAAACGCTGGGGCGTGTTGTTCCAGGGGGGCGCATTGTTCTCAACGCTGACGGTGGCCGAAAACGTTCAGGTGCCGATCCGCGAGTTCTACCCCAAGTTAGATGGCGCGCTGCTCGACGAGATCGCCGCGTACAAGGTGGTGATGACCGGCCTTCCCGCCGATGCGGGTCCGAAATTCCCCGCCGAACTGTCGGGCGGCATGAAGAAGCGCGCCGGGCTCGCTCGCGCGCTCGCGCTGGACCCGGAATTGCTGTTCCTCGACGAGCCGACCGCTGGGCTCGATCCGATCGGCGCGGCGGCATTCGACGAACTCACCAAATCGCTGCAAAAGACGCTCGGGCTGACGGTGTTCCTGATCACCCACGATCTCGACACGCTGTACGCGATTTGCGACCGCGTCGCGGTGCTGGCGGACAAACACGTCATTGCGGTCGGTACGATCGACGAACTGCTCGCGCTGGATCATCCGTGGATCCAGGAATATTTCAAGGGGCCACGCGGCCGCGCCGCAACCGCCACGATCGAACACAATAAAGAGACCGCGCGCGCGGAAGGGCTAGGCTGA
- a CDS encoding MlaD family protein, giving the protein METRSNHVLVGTVVLILLAVMLLFLVWIARWGTATDKEYDIFFKQSVDGLAKGSAVAFSGVPTGQVKEITLWKPDPSLVRVRISVSPDTPILVGTTATLQGSFTGTSTVQLDGAIKGAPPITCPAVNPLADCPNGVPTIPTKAGGLGALLSSAPQLLERISTLTERLSDLLNDKNQKSITGILANTDRLSKALADRGPDIAATLAETKVAIQKAGAAAEQFGKLAQTTNGLLETDGRPLMANLNKTITSAQKSLATIDAAIGDARPGLQAFSKQTIPEVGQLVHDLRQMSQALTSVAEKLDRGGATSLIGQPQLPDYKPGKGQ; this is encoded by the coding sequence ATGGAAACCCGTTCTAACCATGTGCTGGTCGGCACGGTCGTGCTGATCCTGTTGGCGGTGATGCTGCTGTTCCTGGTATGGATCGCACGCTGGGGCACCGCGACCGACAAGGAATATGACATCTTTTTCAAACAGTCGGTCGACGGTCTCGCCAAGGGGTCGGCGGTTGCGTTTTCCGGCGTGCCGACGGGACAAGTCAAGGAAATCACGCTATGGAAGCCCGATCCCTCGCTGGTCCGCGTCCGCATTTCGGTCAGCCCCGACACGCCGATCTTGGTCGGCACGACTGCGACGCTGCAGGGCAGCTTCACTGGCACCAGCACGGTGCAGCTCGACGGCGCAATCAAAGGTGCGCCGCCGATCACCTGCCCGGCCGTCAACCCGCTCGCCGATTGCCCCAATGGCGTGCCGACCATCCCGACCAAGGCCGGCGGCCTCGGCGCGCTACTGAGTTCGGCGCCGCAGCTGCTCGAACGCATCTCGACGCTGACCGAGAGATTGTCCGACCTGCTGAACGACAAAAATCAGAAATCAATCACCGGAATTCTCGCCAACACCGATCGCCTGAGCAAGGCGCTAGCGGATCGCGGGCCGGACATCGCCGCGACGCTGGCCGAGACCAAGGTCGCGATCCAGAAGGCGGGGGCCGCCGCCGAGCAGTTCGGCAAGCTCGCGCAGACCACCAACGGCTTGCTCGAAACCGACGGTCGCCCGCTGATGGCCAATCTTAACAAGACGATTACCAGCGCCCAAAAGAGTCTCGCGACGATCGACGCTGCAATCGGTGACGCGCGGCCGGGGCTGCAGGCCTTCTCCAAGCAGACGATCCCTGAGGTCGGCCAGCTTGTCCACGATCTGCGGCAAATGTCGCAGGCGCTCACCTCGGTCGCCGAGAAGCTCGATCGCGGCGGCGCGACATCGCTGATCGGCCAACCGCAATTGCCCGATTACAAGCCCGGAAAGGGACAGTGA
- a CDS encoding ABC-type transport auxiliary lipoprotein family protein, with amino-acid sequence MTMIRSKTLLALVAFAPLAGCISFGAKPPPSLLSLSSAVSVPAGQTQSSATAPTITILVPGAAQAIAGTRVPVQASQTSIAYVANAQWVEPPNRMFVRLLIDTVPAKTGRIVLSSSQSFSDPGAILSGELRNFGVDAGTNEAVVTFDGSLIRTSGKVVEKRRFEARVPVGAIAAAPVGIALNKAANTVAGEIADWVGK; translated from the coding sequence GTGACCATGATCCGATCGAAAACCCTGCTTGCGCTTGTCGCCTTCGCACCGCTGGCCGGGTGCATCAGCTTCGGGGCGAAGCCGCCGCCGTCGTTGCTGTCGCTCAGCTCGGCGGTGAGCGTACCCGCCGGGCAGACGCAATCCTCCGCCACCGCGCCCACCATCACGATTCTGGTGCCCGGCGCGGCGCAGGCGATCGCCGGCACGCGCGTGCCGGTGCAGGCGAGCCAGACCTCGATCGCCTATGTCGCGAACGCACAGTGGGTCGAACCGCCCAACCGCATGTTCGTGCGGCTGCTGATCGACACAGTCCCCGCCAAGACCGGGCGGATCGTGCTCAGCTCGTCGCAATCCTTTTCCGATCCTGGCGCGATCCTGTCGGGCGAATTGCGCAATTTCGGTGTCGATGCGGGCACGAACGAAGCCGTCGTCACTTTTGACGGATCGTTGATCCGCACCAGCGGCAAGGTGGTCGAGAAGCGCCGCTTCGAAGCGCGCGTACCGGTCGGCGCGATTGCGGCGGCACCGGTCGGCATCGCGCTGAATAAGGCGGCGAACACCGTCGCTGGTGAAATCGCCGATTGGGTGGGCAAATAG
- a CDS encoding peptidylprolyl isomerase, protein MIFPLLALLAATQADTAPPPKQTSAQLAAAAPAAAWGAIDPGDLLLIEFADGGRAVVWLAGEFAPVHVANIRTIARSGWWGDASVYRVQDNYVTQWGDASEKKPPAAGITLDPPAEYEWAWGAHGRAVANPYRDAYARRTGFTASGWAVAGDGKAQWLPHCYGMVGVARNLAPDTGTGGDLYAVIGHAPRHLDRNIAIVGRVIDGMAALSALPRGTGGGLGLYEDPKQRVPIKRIVLVADLPAAERPTYQYLRPDAPVFAATLEARANRGGPFFTVPAGAVDLCNLMVPVRTVVGR, encoded by the coding sequence ATGATCTTTCCGCTTCTCGCCCTTCTCGCCGCGACGCAGGCCGACACCGCGCCGCCGCCGAAGCAGACGTCGGCGCAACTCGCCGCCGCAGCACCCGCCGCCGCGTGGGGGGCGATCGATCCGGGCGATCTCTTGCTGATCGAATTCGCCGATGGCGGTCGGGCGGTCGTGTGGCTCGCCGGCGAATTTGCCCCCGTTCACGTCGCCAATATCCGCACGATTGCGCGCAGCGGTTGGTGGGGCGATGCGAGCGTGTACCGCGTGCAGGACAATTACGTCACGCAATGGGGGGATGCGAGCGAGAAGAAGCCGCCGGCGGCCGGCATCACGCTCGATCCGCCTGCCGAATATGAGTGGGCCTGGGGCGCGCATGGGCGGGCCGTCGCTAATCCGTACCGCGACGCCTATGCACGCCGAACCGGCTTCACGGCGAGCGGTTGGGCGGTGGCGGGCGATGGCAAGGCGCAGTGGCTGCCGCATTGTTACGGCATGGTTGGCGTGGCGCGCAATCTGGCGCCGGACACCGGAACCGGAGGCGATCTCTACGCAGTCATCGGCCATGCCCCGCGCCATCTCGATCGCAACATCGCGATCGTCGGGCGCGTAATCGACGGGATGGCCGCGCTCTCGGCTCTACCGCGCGGGACGGGTGGCGGTCTCGGACTCTACGAGGACCCGAAGCAACGCGTGCCGATCAAGCGGATCGTGCTGGTGGCCGATCTGCCCGCTGCCGAGCGTCCGACCTACCAATATCTCCGTCCTGACGCGCCCGTGTTCGCCGCCACGTTGGAGGCGCGCGCCAATCGCGGCGGGCCGTTCTTCACCGTGCCTGCCGGCGCGGTCGATCTGTGCAATCTGATGGTACCGGTCCGTACCGTGGTGGGACGGTAG
- a CDS encoding 2-hydroxyacid dehydrogenase: MKRVLVAARADADAFAAEFRVALPDHEIITNVPDDGLPVPYAVVGRPLPGLLAALPGLELVLSLNAGVEHLIASGEVPAGVPIVRMVDPGLVDGMVEWVAAQVLAWHRNLIAYRRKQDARAWEPAAEKLAHERIVTVLGAGALGGPVAAMLATIGFTVRAWSRTPRAVPGVATFAGRETLAEAVSGADVLVNLLPATADTVDLIDRALLDRLARGAFVVNGGRGTAIVDKDLIAALDDGQLSGAALDVFHTEPLPADDPYWLREDVLVSPHVAAPTHVSTAVGVMADSVRRWERSETPPNVVDLDRGY, from the coding sequence ATGAAACGAGTGCTGGTCGCCGCGCGCGCCGATGCCGATGCCTTTGCCGCAGAGTTCCGCGTCGCGCTGCCCGATCATGAGATCATCACCAATGTCCCCGACGACGGTCTGCCGGTGCCCTATGCCGTCGTCGGCCGACCCCTGCCGGGACTGCTCGCCGCCCTGCCGGGGCTCGAGCTCGTGCTGAGCCTCAACGCCGGGGTCGAGCATCTGATCGCCTCAGGTGAAGTGCCGGCGGGCGTGCCGATCGTGCGGATGGTCGATCCGGGGCTGGTCGACGGAATGGTCGAATGGGTCGCGGCGCAAGTGCTGGCATGGCATCGCAACCTGATCGCCTATCGCCGCAAGCAGGATGCGCGGGCATGGGAACCGGCGGCCGAGAAACTGGCGCACGAACGCATCGTCACGGTGCTGGGCGCGGGCGCGCTAGGCGGGCCGGTCGCGGCGATGCTGGCGACAATCGGCTTCACCGTGCGCGCGTGGAGCCGCACGCCGCGCGCCGTGCCCGGCGTCGCGACCTTTGCCGGGCGCGAGACGCTCGCCGAAGCAGTGAGCGGTGCCGACGTGCTGGTCAACTTGCTGCCTGCGACCGCCGACACTGTGGATCTGATCGACCGCGCGTTACTCGATCGGCTCGCGCGCGGCGCGTTCGTCGTCAATGGCGGGCGCGGGACCGCGATTGTCGATAAGGATCTGATCGCGGCGCTCGACGACGGGCAGTTGAGCGGCGCGGCGCTCGACGTGTTCCACACCGAACCGCTACCCGCCGATGACCCCTATTGGCTGCGCGAGGACGTGCTCGTCTCCCCGCATGTCGCCGCACCAACGCATGTCTCGACCGCGGTCGGCGTCATGGCGGACAGCGTGCGTCGCTGGGAGCGGAGTGAGACGCCGCCGAACGTCGTCGATCTCGACCGCGGATATTGA
- a CDS encoding carotenoid oxygenase family protein: MPPDRYTAHKHSWEQVIVQIERLTPVTSSLQPSNHPYLNHAWTPQHEEVTAFDLDVIEGTIPTDLDGVYLRNTENQLHQPLGKYHPFDGDGMIHQIDFSGGRASYRNRFVRTRCFQAEQDAGGSLWGGLMDRAGTSKRPGFGAHGSLKDSSSTDIIVHAGKAISTFYQCGEGYVLDPETLEQSGVAPWVPLDGISAHPKVDDHTGELLFFNYSKHAPYMHYGVVDAGGRVTNYIPVPLPGPRLPHDMTFSENWSIVNDLPMFWDQELLARGIHAARLHDGIPSRFALIPRHGKTEDIRWFEAAPTYILHFLNAYEEGDEVVMDAYFQNDPQPAPLPNEDGYGHMMAYVDEHSFLPRLHRWRFNLTDGTTTEQRLDDRTLEFGMIDGRVAGRKHRYIYSTTTKPGWFLFNGFVKHDLETGESWTLMLEEGRYASEAPFAPRVGSTAEDDGYLVSFITDENRGTSECILIDARDIEAGPVCRIALPHKISSGTHSHWADRSVLRRYG; encoded by the coding sequence ATGCCGCCTGATCGCTACACTGCGCACAAACACAGTTGGGAGCAGGTCATCGTGCAGATCGAACGCCTCACGCCGGTCACGTCGTCGCTACAGCCGAGCAACCATCCCTATCTCAACCACGCCTGGACGCCGCAGCACGAAGAGGTGACCGCGTTCGATCTCGATGTGATCGAGGGTACGATCCCCACCGATCTCGATGGCGTCTATCTCCGCAACACCGAAAACCAGCTCCATCAGCCGCTTGGCAAATATCATCCCTTCGATGGCGACGGGATGATCCACCAGATCGATTTCTCGGGCGGTCGCGCGTCGTATCGCAACCGCTTCGTGCGCACGCGCTGCTTCCAGGCCGAGCAGGACGCGGGAGGGTCGCTATGGGGCGGGCTGATGGACCGGGCGGGTACGTCCAAGCGTCCCGGCTTCGGCGCGCATGGCAGCCTGAAGGATTCGTCGAGCACCGATATCATCGTCCATGCCGGCAAAGCGATCTCGACCTTCTACCAATGCGGCGAGGGCTATGTGCTCGATCCCGAAACGCTCGAACAGTCAGGCGTCGCGCCGTGGGTGCCGCTCGATGGGATCTCGGCGCATCCCAAGGTCGATGATCACACCGGCGAACTGCTGTTTTTCAACTATTCGAAGCACGCGCCCTACATGCATTACGGCGTCGTCGATGCGGGCGGTCGCGTCACCAATTACATTCCCGTTCCGCTGCCGGGGCCGCGCCTGCCGCACGACATGACCTTCAGCGAAAATTGGTCGATCGTGAACGATCTGCCGATGTTCTGGGATCAGGAGCTGCTCGCGCGCGGCATCCACGCGGCGCGGCTGCATGACGGCATCCCGTCGCGCTTCGCGTTGATCCCGCGCCACGGCAAGACGGAAGACATTCGCTGGTTCGAGGCGGCACCGACCTACATCCTGCACTTCCTCAACGCCTATGAGGAAGGCGATGAGGTCGTGATGGACGCCTATTTCCAGAACGATCCGCAGCCCGCACCGCTGCCCAATGAGGATGGCTATGGCCATATGATGGCCTATGTCGATGAGCACAGCTTTCTTCCGCGGCTGCACCGCTGGCGCTTCAACCTGACCGACGGTACCACTACCGAGCAGCGCCTTGATGATCGCACGCTCGAATTCGGGATGATCGACGGCCGCGTCGCGGGGCGGAAGCATCGCTACATCTATTCGACCACGACCAAGCCTGGCTGGTTCCTGTTCAACGGCTTCGTCAAGCATGACCTCGAAACCGGCGAGTCATGGACGCTAATGCTGGAAGAGGGCCGCTATGCCAGCGAAGCGCCGTTCGCGCCGCGCGTCGGCTCCACTGCCGAGGATGACGGTTATCTCGTCAGCTTCATCACCGATGAAAATCGCGGGACGAGCGAGTGCATCCTGATCGACGCACGCGATATCGAAGCGGGGCCGGTGTGCCGCATCGCGCTGCCGCATAAGATTTCGAGCGGCACGCATTCGCATTGGGCCGACCGCAGTGTGCTGCGCCGCTACGGCTAG
- a CDS encoding DUF1295 domain-containing protein, with protein sequence MSALSLLAVNAVVLIGIFVLFWLVTLKTRDVTPIDSVWALAMVALGWASFVQTGGDPDRKLLLMALCTAWGVRLGGYLLWRWRQHGADRRYQTMFAKAQEHKGWGFNQASIRLVYAVQAPMLFIVCLPVQLGQLDAAPTVGALGWVGAALAGIGIMFETIGDAQLVAFRRDPANVGKVLRTGLWRYTRHPNYFGDACVWWGLYLIAAESGTGLWALPGPVLLTFTLMKWSGVPTVEGRMKRKKPDYEDYVRRTSGFVPWFPKRA encoded by the coding sequence ATGAGCGCGCTGTCGCTGCTCGCGGTCAACGCCGTGGTGCTGATCGGCATCTTCGTGCTGTTCTGGCTGGTGACGCTCAAGACGCGTGACGTGACCCCGATCGACAGCGTCTGGGCGCTGGCGATGGTCGCGCTTGGCTGGGCCAGTTTCGTGCAGACGGGCGGTGACCCGGACCGAAAGTTGCTGCTGATGGCGCTGTGTACGGCGTGGGGCGTGCGGCTCGGCGGGTATCTGTTGTGGCGCTGGCGGCAGCACGGGGCCGATCGCCGCTATCAGACGATGTTCGCCAAGGCGCAGGAGCACAAGGGCTGGGGCTTCAACCAGGCGTCGATCCGGCTAGTCTATGCAGTGCAGGCGCCGATGCTGTTCATCGTCTGCTTGCCGGTGCAGTTAGGCCAGCTTGACGCAGCGCCAACGGTCGGTGCGCTCGGCTGGGTCGGGGCGGCGCTGGCGGGGATCGGAATCATGTTCGAGACGATCGGCGACGCGCAACTCGTCGCGTTCCGCCGTGATCCGGCGAATGTAGGCAAGGTGCTGCGCACCGGCCTGTGGCGCTACACCCGCCATCCGAACTATTTTGGCGATGCCTGCGTGTGGTGGGGCCTGTATCTGATCGCCGCCGAGAGCGGGACGGGGCTGTGGGCGCTGCCCGGACCAGTGCTTCTGACCTTCACCTTGATGAAATGGTCGGGCGTCCCAACGGTCGAGGGCCGGATGAAGCGCAAGAAGCCCGATTATGAGGATTATGTCCGGCGTACTTCGGGGTTTGTGCCGTGGTTTCCGAAACGGGCGTAG